ATTACGTTCTCGATCACCCGCAGTTGAAGACCTTCAACCCGCTCAAATTCTTCATCCTGCGAAATGGCGAAACGCTCTACGGCCATTTGAACCTGACCGGAACGCAGGCAACCGCCAGTCGGTGATGGAGTCAGACGCTGGGCTCCAGGCGTTAGGCGCTCGGGCACGCTCCGAGCTTGCATTTTGTGCTTTCCAGCGTCGAGAAAAATCGTTCGCGACGAATGCCTGAGGACTGGCGCCTCGCTGCTTGATTCTCTACAATTGGGGAAGTCGGGGAGACATGCTCTCCCCTGCCCGACACTCCCCTTGAATCACGAACGAGCAGCTCATGTCACGTCCTAAGGTTTTCGTCACGCGCAAGTTCCCGGCCGTCGGGCTGGAGCGGATCTCTTCGAGCTTTGATGCCGATATCTGGGAAGGCGAACTGCCTCCGTCCCGCGAGGAACTGCTGAAGCGAATCCAGGGCTGTTCCGGCGTGCTGACGATGCTGTCGGAGAAAGTCGATGACGAGTTCTTCGACGCCGCCGGCGATCAGCTCAAAGTCGTCAGTCAGTACGCGGTCGGATACAACAATATCGATGTTGAGAGCGCGAAACGACGGGGCATCGCGGTGGGCAACACGCCCGGAGCTCTCACCAACGCCACGGCCGATCTCGCATTCGCCCTGCTGATCGCGGCCGCCCGCCGGATCACCGAAGCTCACGACTATATTCACGACGGAAAATGGAAAGCTTGGGAGCCGCTGGGGCACATTGGTTGGGACCTGGAAGGGCAGACCGTCGGCATCGTCGGAATGGGCCGCATTGGCCAGACCTTCGCGAAACGGTGCCACGGTGGCTGGGGCATGAACGTTCTCTATACCGCTCGCAGTCCGAAACCTGACGCGGAACAGGAACTTGCGGCGAAACGAGTTTCTTTCGAGGAGCTGCTCGAACAGTCCGACTTCGTTTCGGTTCACTGTGATCTGAACGAAGAAACGAAGGGAATGTTCGATGCCGCCGCCTTCAAGCGGATGAAATCGGATGCAATCTTCATCAACACCGCCCGCGGCAGCATCCACGTGCAGCCCGACCTGATTGATGCGTTAAAATCGGGACAAATTGGCGCAGCTGGTCTGGATGTGACCGATCCTGAGCCTCCTTCCGTCGATGATGAGATTCTACATCTGCCGAACTGCGTCGTTGCTCCCCACATCGGCAGTGCGACGCGATCGACGCGGGACGCGATGGCCAATATCGCTGTCGATAACCTGGAGGCGGGCATCGCCGGCAAGCCGCTGCGGTGTTCGGTCACTTAAGCCCTCGCGCGATATCGACTACAATCCGGTCCGCCTCGAATCGACGGCAGCATGCCTGGGGGCGTTCCGGGTGGTCGTCAGCACGTGGGTGCTCACCGCAGACCGTTTTTCGAGCTGAATAATCAGGGAAAGAGTGAATCATGGCCGACACGGAACGTTGGCAACCGATGGTCGAACGGGCCAGCCTGGCTGCCCGAAAGGCTGGCGAGATTCTGCAGGACTGGCGGGAACGTTTTACCGTTTCCGAGAAGAGTCGTTCCAATCTCGTGACTGAAGCCGATTTCGCCGCGGAGAAGGCGATCCACGAAACGCTGAGCGAAGCCTTTCCCGACCATGGATATCTCGGCGAAGAAGGCCTGAGCGAAAACGCGTCGACCGCGGATTACGTCTGGATCATCGATCCGCTCGATGGCACCGGGAATTACGTCCACGGATTTCCCTACTACTGCGTTTCGATCGGTCTGCAATATCAGGGGCGGATGGTCGTGGGGGTCATCTACGATCCGACACGGGACGAGCTTTTCACCGCGGCTGAAGGCTGCGGTGCGTGGAAGAACGGAAAACGCCTGCAGGTCAGTGGAACGACTCAGCTCTCGCAGGCGATGTGCGTGGCGAGTCTGCCGGTCGCCGGCGATCCGAATCATCCGGCTCTCGCGAGATTTATCCGGGCTTTGCCCCACGCCCAGACCATTCAGCGACTTGGGTCCGCGGAAATGAATCTGGCCTACCTCGCCGCTGGTCACCTGGACGCATTCTGGTCCTCGACGCTGAAGCCGTGGGACATGGCGGCTGGTATCGTCCTCGTGCAGGAAGCCGGGGGAACTCTGAGCAATCTGACCGGCGGGCCAATCGACATCCATGCCTGCGAAATTCTCGCCTGTTCGTCCAGCACACTGCAGACGGAGCTCGTACCAATATTAAAGCAGGACTGAACGATGTAGCCGTTCTGTCTGCGTGAGATGCTGCGTTTGAGACGAAAAGGTGTTCCAACGCGCTCAGACAGTCGACCGATTCGCTCGAATTGCGGATCAAATCTCGGCCAGTTCCTCAGTTTTTCTGGCGGATTGCCTGTTCAGGATAAATTCTTAAACCATCCCGATCCCGCTTACCTTCCTGCTTCAGGGTGGGCTAAAATAACAGAGTGGTGGGGCCACTACTTCGAATCGTTCAATTCTTTCATGGATCACCCGGCTTTCATCGCCGCAAACTGATCTCTCCGACCGATTCCCGCGGATCAATGTCTATGGGTTTCTGCCATCAATCCGAATACCGGAGCTGGACATCGTCGCTGAT
The genomic region above belongs to Rubinisphaera margarita and contains:
- a CDS encoding 2-hydroxyacid dehydrogenase; translation: MSRPKVFVTRKFPAVGLERISSSFDADIWEGELPPSREELLKRIQGCSGVLTMLSEKVDDEFFDAAGDQLKVVSQYAVGYNNIDVESAKRRGIAVGNTPGALTNATADLAFALLIAAARRITEAHDYIHDGKWKAWEPLGHIGWDLEGQTVGIVGMGRIGQTFAKRCHGGWGMNVLYTARSPKPDAEQELAAKRVSFEELLEQSDFVSVHCDLNEETKGMFDAAAFKRMKSDAIFINTARGSIHVQPDLIDALKSGQIGAAGLDVTDPEPPSVDDEILHLPNCVVAPHIGSATRSTRDAMANIAVDNLEAGIAGKPLRCSVT
- a CDS encoding inositol monophosphatase family protein — encoded protein: MADTERWQPMVERASLAARKAGEILQDWRERFTVSEKSRSNLVTEADFAAEKAIHETLSEAFPDHGYLGEEGLSENASTADYVWIIDPLDGTGNYVHGFPYYCVSIGLQYQGRMVVGVIYDPTRDELFTAAEGCGAWKNGKRLQVSGTTQLSQAMCVASLPVAGDPNHPALARFIRALPHAQTIQRLGSAEMNLAYLAAGHLDAFWSSTLKPWDMAAGIVLVQEAGGTLSNLTGGPIDIHACEILACSSSTLQTELVPILKQD